One Phalacrocorax aristotelis chromosome 10, bGulAri2.1, whole genome shotgun sequence genomic region harbors:
- the UBALD1 gene encoding UBA-like domain-containing protein 1 — MDELKHQVMINQFVLAAGCAADQAKQLLQAAHWQFETALSAFFQETNIPYSHHHQMMCTPANTPATPPNFPDALTMFSRLKASESFNSSSPVASMATSPPPPAPPLPQHGAFNPAWPTASPPGQQQSMWTPAPPVQPAGWPAAVSQQATAEQKANVTMEAER; from the exons ATGGACGAGCTCAAGCACCAGGTGATGATCAACCAGTTCGTGCTGGCGGCCGGGTGCGCCGCCGACCAGgccaagcagctgctgcaggcggCCCATTGGCAGTTCGAG actgctCTCAGTGCTTTTTTCCAAGAAACAAACATCCCCTACAGCCACCACCATCAGATG ATGTGCACTCCCGCCAACACGCCGGCCACGCCACCCAACTTCCCTGACGCCCTCACCATGTTCTCCCGCCTCAAGGCCTCCGAGAGCTtcaacagcagcagccctgtggCCTCCATGGCAACTTCCCCACCGCCCCCGGCCCCACCGCTGCCCCAGCACGGGGCCTTCAACCCAGCCTGGCCCACAGCTTCGCcccctggccagcagcagagcatgTGGACTCCGGCCCCGCCGGTGCAGCCTGCGGGTTGGCCAGCTGCTGTCTCGCAGCAGGCCACAGCAGAACAGAAGGCCAACGTGACCATGGAGGCAGAGAGAtga